The following proteins are co-located in the Larimichthys crocea isolate SSNF chromosome XXIV, L_crocea_2.0, whole genome shotgun sequence genome:
- the tecpr2 gene encoding tectonin beta-propeller repeat-containing protein 2 isoform X3, producing the protein MNSEDDVTLHQRVLSGSAGTVHQTAVCSFTPSVTPDQLRRIWHTKMAAQPTPPSFLREFCPLYYLLNAIPAKVLTRSKPVQTQAKVQRGFRSVVVYLTALDSSRDFLAVGSSIGMLYLYCRRLTHMNKYSLEGKSDAITAVKLLSCFDDLVAVGTASGRVAVFQLVSPLPGRNKQLRRFDVVGLHKGSITSLAWSTNGMKLFSGDDKGRVVFSSLDLDQGVCKPVLLLEESSGVVQMEYSHQVLLVSTQQRSLLYCTQKQEVQQLGTKPRKSSGRFGACFLPGLCKQSDLQVFAARPGLRLWRSDIRGQVEDTRLLKPLFNTQIPQFELFPRPGPIGAYRPADRQLGLLTCFLREGWIVSWNEYSIYVLDCLNEGIIGALDSSGDIVSVSCCDNEIFILKGDRDIIRLSDSPEGLASNLSELSVRLSSPLTTPTILPPTGSVETAQPIRTMAIIVEGGGSEEGRGGWLATNKEEGGEEEEVEEAEEQLEVMEQLCQPSSLVTSNSRSRSSSVTSWDSLHGNASVTTSCELSSRRYSAPLGQGEELVVKAIRVKKKKRRRQDSSSGTRLSESSCSDSMFVVQDGSCSDGGSGTPQSDRASLIGMDLQNQDSPEPEQEQEPQEMGGLNRGVKGGEEVDSGSLLPPGSLLFQSLENQRNQGKGSGPCPDAEVVPPTPDVDLLLECTFSYMHNTEEEEGQEHQPMEEQEDEFLSPLIGPEEKEEEEDEELAPPTGPVDHMFYSTVSSLDRKPSLSSDEDGDIYRHTPPPAGCGGDVLNHLTNQTDKTTHAQVDQDAQDRDTHKPDQLAESWMGYSGPGCGILSLQVTDRFVWCLDFKGGLFCSTLPETGLNWQRFEDNVHQVAVSPSGNLLWKVEQKSLTAFACAKVSVKGKRHWYKAVEQTAFVALSDDSAWIIRTNGDLYLQTGLSVDRPCARSVRVDTPCVFSQVCVRGGVVWALSEHKALFYREGLDRYCSEGEGWKYDTVSEAQGLDLMCVALGDGGTAWALDGSGSLWFRTGLSSSRPQGDDDHWWQISISDYVVFDQGSLFQTLLQATQSVATVTRAPVERVVAFLSQYSQCQPSLVSANTSGVWVASGRNQLHLARGSLVGTFWQNVVPRGTVSATRWTFITSSAVPHREGTFLWLAQSRKDLFCVWDQDGELRPSSVPLPPEVELTHLSACRDALWGLDTHGRVSIRTLSPSCPIGLHWTLLDLSQLGSVRLVSVSCGSQNVWAVDSRGVVYFRVGTQPLNPSMMLPAWIHIEPPVQPIGVQLVSIQTSPNDHLLWALDNRGSVFVRTGLSDEMPVGTDWELVPGLAVSQLVLSYRTVWVRCLNGDLARRYGISDRNAAGDYWKKIPGTANWLTVTPEDELWAVTLIGGLSRRLTKPLPQTPCRPAPSGPSPRGDDVDDEWVLI; encoded by the exons atgaactcaGAGGATGACGTAACGCTTCATCAGAGGGTTCTGTCCGGTTCGGCCGGTACCGTCCATCAAACAGCTGTGTGCTCGTTCACGCCCTCCGTGACTCCG GACCAGCTGCGTCGGATTTGGCACACAAAAATGGCAGCCCAGCCGACTCCGCCATCCTTCCTGAGAGAGTTCTGCCCACTCTACTACTTGCTGAATGCCATCCCAGCCAAGGTACTGACCCGTTCCAAACCAGTCCAAACCCAGGCCAAG GTGCAGCGTGGGTTCAGGTCCGTCGTGGTCTACCTGACAGCTCTGGACAGTAGTCGTGACTTCCTGGCGGTGGGCAGCAGCATCGGAATGCTCTACCTGTACTGTCGCCGCCTTACACATATGAACAAGTACAGCTTGGAG GGAAAGAGTGATGCGATCACAGCCGTGAAGCTGCTTAGCTGTTTTGATGATCTGGTTGCCGTGGGCACGGCATCTGGTCGAGTGGCAGTCTTCCAACTGGTGTCTCCACTTCCTGGTCGAAACAAACAG ctGAGGCGGTTCGATGTGGTCGGCCTCCATAAGGGCTCCATCACGTCGTTGGCGTGGAGTACTAATGGGATGAAGCTGTTCTCTGGAGATGATAAGGGCCGGGTGGTGTTCTCCTCTCTAGACCTGGACCAG gGGGTGTGTaaacctgtgctgctgctggaggagtcCTCAGGTGTGGTTCAGATGGAGTACAGTCACCAGGTGCTGCTGGTCTCAACACAGCAGAGATCTTTGCTTTACTGtacacagaaacaggaagtccAGCAGCTGGGCACCAAGCCCCGCAAGAG TAGCGGCAGGTTCGGAGCCTGCTTTCTGCCGGGTCTCTGTAAACAGAGCGATCTTCAGGTGTTTGCTGCTCGTCCTGGACTCAGACTGTGGAGGTCTGACATcagaggacaggtggaggacaccAGACTGCTCAAACCACTCTTCAACACACAG atTCCTCAGTTTGAGTTGTTTCCTCGTCCTGGTCCAATCGGAGCTTACcgtccagcagacagacagctcgGTCTGCTCACCTGTTTCCTCAGAGAGGGCTGGATCGTCAGCTGGAACGAGTACAGCATCTACGTTCTCGACTGTCTTAATGAG GGGATAATTGGAGCGTTGGACAGCAGTGGGGATATTGTGTCAGTGTCGTGTTGTGACAATGAGATCTTCATCCtaaaaggagacagagacatCATCCGTCTGTCCGACAGCCCGGAGGGACTCGCCTCGAACC TGTCTGAGCTCTCCGTCCGTCTGTCCTCACCGTTGACCACACCCACCATCCTTCCACCAACCGGATCCGTGGAAAcggctcagccaatcagaaccaTGGCTATCATCGTAGAGGGAGGGGGGAGcgaagagggaagaggaggatggcTGGCGACCAacaaggaggaggggggggaagaggaggaggtggaggaggcagaggagcagctggag GTGATGGAGCAGCTCTGCCAGCCATCCAGTTTGGTCACCAGCAACTCTCGGAGCCGCAGCAGCTCCGTCACTTCTTGGGACAGTCTCCATGGAAACGCCTCAGTGACTACTTCCTGCGAGCTGAGCTCAAGACGCTACAGCGCTCCGCTCGGACAAGGCGAGGAGCTCGTGGTGAAGGCGAtcagagtgaagaagaagaagagacgacGACagg acagcagcagtggaacCCGTCTCTCTGAAAGCAGCTGTTCGGActccatgtttgtagtccagGATGGCAGCTGTAGTGATGGAGGAAGTGGAACTCCTCAGAGTGACCGAGCCTCCCTCATCGGTATGGACCTTCAGAACCAGGACTCTCCAGAACctgagcaggagcaggagccaCAGGAGATGGGGGGGTTGAACAGAGGAGTAAagggtggagaggaggtggaCTCTGG CTCCCTCCTGCCTCCAGGCAGCCTTCTGTTCCAGAGTCTGGAGAACCAACGGAACCAAGGAAAAGGTTCTGGTCCTTGTCCAGACGCAGAGGTTGTCCCTCCAACCCCGGATGTGGATCTGCTGCTAGAGTGCACCTTCTCCTACATGcacaacacagaggaggaggagggacaggaACATCAGCCAATGGAGGAGCAGGAAGATGAGTTTCTGAGCCCTCTGATTGGAccagaggaaaaggaggaggaagag GATGAAGAGCTGGCGCCCCCTACTGGTCCAGTAGACCACATGTTTTACTCCACTGTGTCCAGCCTGGACAGAAAACCCAGTTTGTCCAGTGATGAAGATGGAGACATCTACCGTCACACTCCACCCCCTGCTGGATGTGGGGGGGACGTCCTCAACCACCTGACCAATcaaacagacaagacaacacaCGCTCAAGTGGACCAGGACGCtcaggacagagacacacacaaacctgatcAGTTGGCAGAAAGCTGGATGGGATACTCAGGACCAGGATGTGGAATACTGAGTCTGcaggtgactgacag gttcGTGTGGTGTCTGGACTTTAAAGGAGGACTGTTCTGCAGCACTTTGCCTGAAACTGGACTCAACTGGCAGCGCTTTGAAGACAACGTCCACCAGGTGGCAGTATCTCCTTCAG GTAACCTGCTGTGGAAGGTGGAGCAGAAAAGCCTGACAGCGTTTGCTTGTGCCAAAGTATCCGTCAAAGGAAAACGTCACTGGTACAAAGCCGTGGAGCAAACAGCCTTCGTGGCTCTGAGTGACGACTCCGCCTGGATCATCAGGACCAACGGAGACCTCTACTTGCAGACAG GTCTGAGCGTGGACCGGCCCTGTGCTCGCTCGGTCCGGGTCGACACACCTTGTGTGTTCAGCCAGGTTTGTGTTAGAGGGGGCGTGGTCTGGGCCCTGAGCGAACACAAGGCATTATTCTACAGAGAAGGACTGGACCGCTACTGCAGCGAAGGAGAGGGCTGGAAATACGACACCGTCAG TGAGGCTCAGGGTCTGGACCTGATGTGTGTTGCCCTGGGAGACGGTGGGACGGCGTGGGCACTGGACGGCAGTGGCAGTTTGTGGTTCAGAACTGGACTCAGTTCATCAAGACCTCAAGGAGATGACGACCACTGGTGGCAG ATCAGTATCTCGGACTACGTGGTCTTCGATCAGGGCAGTCTGTTCCAGACTCTGCTTCAGGCCACACAGAGTGTTGCCACGGTAACCAGGGCGCCAGTGGAGCGGGTTGTGGCCTTTCTGTCGCAGTACTCACAGTGCCAGCCGAGTCTGGTCAGTGCCAACACCAGCGGGGTCTGGGTCGCCTCAGGAAGGAACCAGTTGCACCTGGCCCGCGGCAGTTTAGTGG GGACATTCTGGCAGAACGTTGTCCCAAGAGGAACCGTCTCAGCCACCAGGTGGACCTTCATCACATCCTCTGCTGTGCCTCACAGAGAAG GTACATTCCTGTGGTTGGCTCAGAGCAGGAAGGATCTGTTCTGTGTTTGGGACCAGGATGGCGAGCTCCGCccctcctctgtccctctcccaCCTGAG GTGGAACTGactcacctgtctgcctgtcgTGATGCTCTGTGGGGTTTGGACACTCATGGTCGAGTCAGTATTCGTACGTTGTCTCCATCCTGTCCCATCGGACTCCACTGGACCCTGCTGGACCTCAGCCAGCTCG GAAGTGTCCGTCTGGTCAGTGTAAGCTGCGGCAGTCAGAACGTCTGGGCCGTGGACAGCCGAGGAGTCGTTTACTTCAGAGTTGGAACCCAACCTCTGAACCCGAGCATGATGCTGCCGGCCTGGATCCACATAGAACCACCtgtacag CCAATAGGAGTGCAGCTGGTCAGTATTCAGACGAGTCCTAATGATCATCTGCTCTGGGCGTTGGACAACAGAGGAAGTGTCTTCGTCCGGACTGGACTCAGTGACGAGATGCCTGTGGGGACGGACTGGGAGCTGGTCCCAG GGTTGGCGGTCAGTCAGCTGGTCCTCAGCTATCGGACTGTTTGGGTTCGGTGTTTAAACGGAGATCTGGCTCGACGTTACGGCATCTCTGACAGAAACGCCGCAGGAGACTACTGGAAGAAGATCCCCGGGACCGCCAACTGGTTAACTG tGACGCCAGAGGATGAGTTGTGGGCCGTAACTCTGATTGGTGGATTGTCCCGGCGTCTAACGAAGCCCCTCCCACAAACTCCTTGTAGACCCGCCCCCTCTGGCCCCTCCCCTCGTGGTGACGATGTCGACGATGAGTGGGTGCTCATCTGA
- the tecpr2 gene encoding tectonin beta-propeller repeat-containing protein 2 isoform X4, with protein MNSEDDVTLHQRVLSGSAGTVHQTAVCSFTPSVTPDQLRRIWHTKMAAQPTPPSFLREFCPLYYLLNAIPAKVQRGFRSVVVYLTALDSSRDFLAVGSSIGMLYLYCRRLTHMNKYSLEGKSDAITAVKLLSCFDDLVAVGTASGRVAVFQLVSPLPGRNKQLRRFDVVGLHKGSITSLAWSTNGMKLFSGDDKGRVVFSSLDLDQGVCKPVLLLEESSGVVQMEYSHQVLLVSTQQRSLLYCTQKQEVQQLGTKPRKSSGRFGACFLPGLCKQSDLQVFAARPGLRLWRSDIRGQVEDTRLLKPLFNTQIPQFELFPRPGPIGAYRPADRQLGLLTCFLREGWIVSWNEYSIYVLDCLNEGIIGALDSSGDIVSVSCCDNEIFILKGDRDIIRLSDSPEGLASNLSELSVRLSSPLTTPTILPPTGSVETAQPIRTMAIIVEGGGSEEGRGGWLATNKEEGGEEEEVEEAEEQLEVMEQLCQPSSLVTSNSRSRSSSVTSWDSLHGNASVTTSCELSSRRYSAPLGQGEELVVKAIRVKKKKRRRQDSSSGTRLSESSCSDSMFVVQDGSCSDGGSGTPQSDRASLIGMDLQNQDSPEPEQEQEPQEMGGLNRGVKGGEEVDSGSLLPPGSLLFQSLENQRNQGKGSGPCPDAEVVPPTPDVDLLLECTFSYMHNTEEEEGQEHQPMEEQEDEFLSPLIGPEEKEEEEDEELAPPTGPVDHMFYSTVSSLDRKPSLSSDEDGDIYRHTPPPAGCGGDVLNHLTNQTDKTTHAQVDQDAQDRDTHKPDQLAESWMGYSGPGCGILSLQVTDRFVWCLDFKGGLFCSTLPETGLNWQRFEDNVHQVAVSPSGNLLWKVEQKSLTAFACAKVSVKGKRHWYKAVEQTAFVALSDDSAWIIRTNGDLYLQTGLSVDRPCARSVRVDTPCVFSQVCVRGGVVWALSEHKALFYREGLDRYCSEGEGWKYDTVSEAQGLDLMCVALGDGGTAWALDGSGSLWFRTGLSSSRPQGDDDHWWQISISDYVVFDQGSLFQTLLQATQSVATVTRAPVERVVAFLSQYSQCQPSLVSANTSGVWVASGRNQLHLARGSLVGTFWQNVVPRGTVSATRWTFITSSAVPHREGTFLWLAQSRKDLFCVWDQDGELRPSSVPLPPEVELTHLSACRDALWGLDTHGRVSIRTLSPSCPIGLHWTLLDLSQLGSVRLVSVSCGSQNVWAVDSRGVVYFRVGTQPLNPSMMLPAWIHIEPPVQPIGVQLVSIQTSPNDHLLWALDNRGSVFVRTGLSDEMPVGTDWELVPGLAVSQLVLSYRTVWVRCLNGDLARRYGISDRNAAGDYWKKIPGTANWLTVTPEDELWAVTLIGGLSRRLTKPLPQTPCRPAPSGPSPRGDDVDDEWVLI; from the exons atgaactcaGAGGATGACGTAACGCTTCATCAGAGGGTTCTGTCCGGTTCGGCCGGTACCGTCCATCAAACAGCTGTGTGCTCGTTCACGCCCTCCGTGACTCCG GACCAGCTGCGTCGGATTTGGCACACAAAAATGGCAGCCCAGCCGACTCCGCCATCCTTCCTGAGAGAGTTCTGCCCACTCTACTACTTGCTGAATGCCATCCCAGCCAAG GTGCAGCGTGGGTTCAGGTCCGTCGTGGTCTACCTGACAGCTCTGGACAGTAGTCGTGACTTCCTGGCGGTGGGCAGCAGCATCGGAATGCTCTACCTGTACTGTCGCCGCCTTACACATATGAACAAGTACAGCTTGGAG GGAAAGAGTGATGCGATCACAGCCGTGAAGCTGCTTAGCTGTTTTGATGATCTGGTTGCCGTGGGCACGGCATCTGGTCGAGTGGCAGTCTTCCAACTGGTGTCTCCACTTCCTGGTCGAAACAAACAG ctGAGGCGGTTCGATGTGGTCGGCCTCCATAAGGGCTCCATCACGTCGTTGGCGTGGAGTACTAATGGGATGAAGCTGTTCTCTGGAGATGATAAGGGCCGGGTGGTGTTCTCCTCTCTAGACCTGGACCAG gGGGTGTGTaaacctgtgctgctgctggaggagtcCTCAGGTGTGGTTCAGATGGAGTACAGTCACCAGGTGCTGCTGGTCTCAACACAGCAGAGATCTTTGCTTTACTGtacacagaaacaggaagtccAGCAGCTGGGCACCAAGCCCCGCAAGAG TAGCGGCAGGTTCGGAGCCTGCTTTCTGCCGGGTCTCTGTAAACAGAGCGATCTTCAGGTGTTTGCTGCTCGTCCTGGACTCAGACTGTGGAGGTCTGACATcagaggacaggtggaggacaccAGACTGCTCAAACCACTCTTCAACACACAG atTCCTCAGTTTGAGTTGTTTCCTCGTCCTGGTCCAATCGGAGCTTACcgtccagcagacagacagctcgGTCTGCTCACCTGTTTCCTCAGAGAGGGCTGGATCGTCAGCTGGAACGAGTACAGCATCTACGTTCTCGACTGTCTTAATGAG GGGATAATTGGAGCGTTGGACAGCAGTGGGGATATTGTGTCAGTGTCGTGTTGTGACAATGAGATCTTCATCCtaaaaggagacagagacatCATCCGTCTGTCCGACAGCCCGGAGGGACTCGCCTCGAACC TGTCTGAGCTCTCCGTCCGTCTGTCCTCACCGTTGACCACACCCACCATCCTTCCACCAACCGGATCCGTGGAAAcggctcagccaatcagaaccaTGGCTATCATCGTAGAGGGAGGGGGGAGcgaagagggaagaggaggatggcTGGCGACCAacaaggaggaggggggggaagaggaggaggtggaggaggcagaggagcagctggag GTGATGGAGCAGCTCTGCCAGCCATCCAGTTTGGTCACCAGCAACTCTCGGAGCCGCAGCAGCTCCGTCACTTCTTGGGACAGTCTCCATGGAAACGCCTCAGTGACTACTTCCTGCGAGCTGAGCTCAAGACGCTACAGCGCTCCGCTCGGACAAGGCGAGGAGCTCGTGGTGAAGGCGAtcagagtgaagaagaagaagagacgacGACagg acagcagcagtggaacCCGTCTCTCTGAAAGCAGCTGTTCGGActccatgtttgtagtccagGATGGCAGCTGTAGTGATGGAGGAAGTGGAACTCCTCAGAGTGACCGAGCCTCCCTCATCGGTATGGACCTTCAGAACCAGGACTCTCCAGAACctgagcaggagcaggagccaCAGGAGATGGGGGGGTTGAACAGAGGAGTAAagggtggagaggaggtggaCTCTGG CTCCCTCCTGCCTCCAGGCAGCCTTCTGTTCCAGAGTCTGGAGAACCAACGGAACCAAGGAAAAGGTTCTGGTCCTTGTCCAGACGCAGAGGTTGTCCCTCCAACCCCGGATGTGGATCTGCTGCTAGAGTGCACCTTCTCCTACATGcacaacacagaggaggaggagggacaggaACATCAGCCAATGGAGGAGCAGGAAGATGAGTTTCTGAGCCCTCTGATTGGAccagaggaaaaggaggaggaagag GATGAAGAGCTGGCGCCCCCTACTGGTCCAGTAGACCACATGTTTTACTCCACTGTGTCCAGCCTGGACAGAAAACCCAGTTTGTCCAGTGATGAAGATGGAGACATCTACCGTCACACTCCACCCCCTGCTGGATGTGGGGGGGACGTCCTCAACCACCTGACCAATcaaacagacaagacaacacaCGCTCAAGTGGACCAGGACGCtcaggacagagacacacacaaacctgatcAGTTGGCAGAAAGCTGGATGGGATACTCAGGACCAGGATGTGGAATACTGAGTCTGcaggtgactgacag gttcGTGTGGTGTCTGGACTTTAAAGGAGGACTGTTCTGCAGCACTTTGCCTGAAACTGGACTCAACTGGCAGCGCTTTGAAGACAACGTCCACCAGGTGGCAGTATCTCCTTCAG GTAACCTGCTGTGGAAGGTGGAGCAGAAAAGCCTGACAGCGTTTGCTTGTGCCAAAGTATCCGTCAAAGGAAAACGTCACTGGTACAAAGCCGTGGAGCAAACAGCCTTCGTGGCTCTGAGTGACGACTCCGCCTGGATCATCAGGACCAACGGAGACCTCTACTTGCAGACAG GTCTGAGCGTGGACCGGCCCTGTGCTCGCTCGGTCCGGGTCGACACACCTTGTGTGTTCAGCCAGGTTTGTGTTAGAGGGGGCGTGGTCTGGGCCCTGAGCGAACACAAGGCATTATTCTACAGAGAAGGACTGGACCGCTACTGCAGCGAAGGAGAGGGCTGGAAATACGACACCGTCAG TGAGGCTCAGGGTCTGGACCTGATGTGTGTTGCCCTGGGAGACGGTGGGACGGCGTGGGCACTGGACGGCAGTGGCAGTTTGTGGTTCAGAACTGGACTCAGTTCATCAAGACCTCAAGGAGATGACGACCACTGGTGGCAG ATCAGTATCTCGGACTACGTGGTCTTCGATCAGGGCAGTCTGTTCCAGACTCTGCTTCAGGCCACACAGAGTGTTGCCACGGTAACCAGGGCGCCAGTGGAGCGGGTTGTGGCCTTTCTGTCGCAGTACTCACAGTGCCAGCCGAGTCTGGTCAGTGCCAACACCAGCGGGGTCTGGGTCGCCTCAGGAAGGAACCAGTTGCACCTGGCCCGCGGCAGTTTAGTGG GGACATTCTGGCAGAACGTTGTCCCAAGAGGAACCGTCTCAGCCACCAGGTGGACCTTCATCACATCCTCTGCTGTGCCTCACAGAGAAG GTACATTCCTGTGGTTGGCTCAGAGCAGGAAGGATCTGTTCTGTGTTTGGGACCAGGATGGCGAGCTCCGCccctcctctgtccctctcccaCCTGAG GTGGAACTGactcacctgtctgcctgtcgTGATGCTCTGTGGGGTTTGGACACTCATGGTCGAGTCAGTATTCGTACGTTGTCTCCATCCTGTCCCATCGGACTCCACTGGACCCTGCTGGACCTCAGCCAGCTCG GAAGTGTCCGTCTGGTCAGTGTAAGCTGCGGCAGTCAGAACGTCTGGGCCGTGGACAGCCGAGGAGTCGTTTACTTCAGAGTTGGAACCCAACCTCTGAACCCGAGCATGATGCTGCCGGCCTGGATCCACATAGAACCACCtgtacag CCAATAGGAGTGCAGCTGGTCAGTATTCAGACGAGTCCTAATGATCATCTGCTCTGGGCGTTGGACAACAGAGGAAGTGTCTTCGTCCGGACTGGACTCAGTGACGAGATGCCTGTGGGGACGGACTGGGAGCTGGTCCCAG GGTTGGCGGTCAGTCAGCTGGTCCTCAGCTATCGGACTGTTTGGGTTCGGTGTTTAAACGGAGATCTGGCTCGACGTTACGGCATCTCTGACAGAAACGCCGCAGGAGACTACTGGAAGAAGATCCCCGGGACCGCCAACTGGTTAACTG tGACGCCAGAGGATGAGTTGTGGGCCGTAACTCTGATTGGTGGATTGTCCCGGCGTCTAACGAAGCCCCTCCCACAAACTCCTTGTAGACCCGCCCCCTCTGGCCCCTCCCCTCGTGGTGACGATGTCGACGATGAGTGGGTGCTCATCTGA